A stretch of Nonomuraea africana DNA encodes these proteins:
- a CDS encoding helix-turn-helix domain-containing protein produces MSETTRARRSDAERTVRTILEAAERVLSRNPAASMEQIAEAAGVARTTVHRRFASREALVDAMAGWATRQFAAAVAAAHPETTPPLVALYQVTANVLRVKIDWGFAMSRALSADPEVSRVHAEVEASCDRLFRRAQAAGVLRADVDVDWARRVYYALIHEAAQHHDGDADTLATRLVDTLLRGLGPGLNAAAVL; encoded by the coding sequence GTGAGTGAGACGACGCGGGCGCGGCGGTCCGACGCCGAGCGCACCGTACGGACGATCCTGGAGGCGGCCGAGCGGGTGCTGAGCAGGAATCCGGCGGCAAGCATGGAGCAGATCGCGGAGGCGGCCGGGGTGGCGCGCACGACCGTGCACCGGCGCTTCGCCTCCCGCGAGGCGCTGGTGGACGCGATGGCGGGCTGGGCGACCAGGCAGTTCGCCGCGGCCGTGGCGGCCGCGCATCCCGAGACCACGCCGCCGCTGGTCGCGCTCTATCAGGTCACGGCGAACGTGCTGCGGGTGAAGATCGACTGGGGGTTCGCGATGAGCCGGGCGCTGTCCGCCGACCCCGAGGTGAGCAGGGTGCACGCGGAGGTCGAGGCCTCGTGCGACCGGCTCTTCCGGCGGGCTCAGGCGGCGGGGGTGCTCCGTGCGGACGTCGACGTCGACTGGGCGAGGCGCGTGTACTACGCGCTGATCCACGAGGCGGCGCAGCACCACGACGGCGACGCCGACACCCTGGCCACCCGCCTGGTCGACACCCTGCTACGGGGCCTGGGCCCGGGGCTCAACGCGGCCGCCGTGCTTTGA
- a CDS encoding SDR family oxidoreductase, whose product MDMRLTGKTAVVTGASRGLGLAIVKALTGEGMRVVAAARTISPALKESGASVVAADLSTAQGPAELIDQALAELGEIDLLVNNVGGGDGGEGQLGGFLGFGDEQWHQAYDLNFLSAVRATRAAMPSLLRQRGAVINISSNGARMPHAGPITYTTAKAALTAFGKALAEEFGPRGVRVNTISPGAARTSMWEDPNGYGAALAASLGVEHEQLLAGLPANMGMTTGRFVEPEEVAALVTYLASPHAGSVNGADHIIDGGAVKTV is encoded by the coding sequence ATGGACATGCGACTCACCGGCAAGACCGCCGTCGTCACCGGCGCGAGCAGGGGCCTCGGCCTGGCCATCGTCAAGGCGCTGACCGGCGAGGGGATGCGGGTCGTGGCCGCCGCGAGAACCATCTCGCCGGCGCTCAAGGAGAGCGGGGCGAGCGTCGTGGCGGCGGACCTGTCCACCGCGCAGGGCCCCGCCGAACTGATCGACCAGGCGCTGGCCGAACTGGGTGAGATCGACCTGCTGGTCAACAACGTGGGCGGCGGCGACGGCGGCGAGGGGCAGCTCGGCGGCTTCCTCGGCTTCGGCGACGAGCAGTGGCACCAGGCCTACGACCTGAACTTCCTCAGCGCCGTGCGCGCCACCAGGGCCGCCATGCCCAGCCTGCTGCGTCAGCGCGGCGCGGTGATCAACATCTCCTCCAACGGCGCCCGCATGCCGCACGCGGGCCCGATCACCTACACCACGGCCAAGGCGGCGCTGACCGCGTTCGGCAAGGCCCTGGCCGAGGAGTTCGGCCCGCGCGGGGTGCGGGTCAACACGATCTCGCCCGGCGCGGCGCGCACCTCGATGTGGGAGGACCCCAACGGCTACGGCGCCGCACTCGCCGCCTCCCTGGGCGTCGAACACGAGCAGCTCCTGGCCGGGCTGCCGGCGAACATGGGAATGACGACCGGCAGATTCGTCGAACCGGAGGAGGTCGCCGCCCTGGTGACGTACCTGGCATCACCCCACGCCGGCAGCGTCAACGGCGCCGACCACATCATCGACGGCGGAGCCGTCAAAACAGTCTGA